The following DNA comes from Synergistaceae bacterium.
GCTGCGAGTTGGGGTAGACCTTGATGTTGATCCTCCCGTCGCTCCTCTCCCTGACAAGATCGGTGAAATAGGTCGCGCCCAGACCCCAGGCGGTGGTCAGGCTCGGGACTATGTCGAGCTTGTACTCCGCCTTGTACTCCGCCATGGCCGGGGCAGTGAACGAACACAGAACCGCGACCGCCAGCACTACTGCAATTATTTTTTTCATTTTTTCCGCCTCCCTGAGTATTGAATTGATATCTCCGATGCCTTATCGGACTCTATGACAGCGGCGCTCTCCGTCGCCTCTCTTATCACCTCCTCGACCCGGCGGGCGCCTCGCACCGGCCTACATCACCGACCGAACCGCTGACGCGATCTTCTCCGGCGTGACCCGGTAGGCCCGCTCCAGCGGACGGGCGAAGGGTACAGGAGTGAAGGGCGCCCCGACACGCACGATCGGGGCGTCGAGACAGTCGATCGCCTCCTCGGCTACGATGGCCGCTATCTCCGCGCCCACGCCTCCCTGTTTCACCGCCTCGTGGGCTATGACCAGCCGGGTGGTCTTCGCCACCGACTCCAGGATTGTACCTTCGTCCAGCGGCGAGATGGTCCTGAGGTCTATCAGCTCCACTCCTATGCCCTCCGCGGCCAGAACGTCGGCGGCCTCGATGCAGAGGTTCATCGTCATGGACCAGGATACCAGTGTAACGTCGCTCCCCTGCCTGATCACGTTGGCCTTGCCTATCGGCGCCAGGTGGTCTCCGCCGGGGATCTCGCCCTTCATGGAGAAGAGGGCCTTGTGCTCGAAGTAGATGACGGGGTTGTCGTCCCTGATCGCCGACTTCAGCAGCCCCTTGGCGTCCGCCGGGTTCGACGGCGCGACCACCTTCAGACCGGGTATGTGCAGGAAAAAGGCCTCGAGAGACTGGGAGTGCTGAGCGGCCGCCTGGTTCACGAGGCCGTCGGGGGCTCGCAGCACCATCGGGACGGACTTCTGCCCCCCGAACATGTAGTAGATCTTGGCCATCTGGTTCAACACCTCGTCGAAGCAGACACCTATGAAGTCGGCGAAGTGCATGTCAGCCACCGGCCTCATGCCCGCCAGGGCCGCGCCGATGCAGGCCCCGACTATGGCTGTCTCGCTGATGGGGGTGTCCATCACCCTCCCGGTGCCGAACCGGTCGGCGAGCCCCTTGAACTGGCCGAAGATCCCGCCCTGTCTCGCAATATCCTCGCCCATGACGAAGACTCGCTCGTCACGGGCCATCTCCTCCGTCATAGCGTCAAGCGTAGCCTGCGCAAAAGTGACAGTACTCATCACGTCCACCGCCTTAAACGTAAAGGTCCTCGAAGAGGGCCGACTCCTCCGGCTCCGGAGAGGTGCGGGCGAACTCCAGGGCCTGCCGGATATCCTCGCGAGCGTCGCCGTCGATCCCGCGGAGCTCCTCCTCGGTCATGGCCCCCGCTTTCAGGACGTCCCTCTCGAAGCGCTGGATCGGGTCGGTCTCCTCGAAGATCCTCCTGACCTCCTCCTTCGTGCGGTACTTCTCCGGGTCACCGACGAAGTGGCCCTTGACCCGATAGGTCTTGCACTCCAGCAGCGAGGGGCCCTCCCCGCGGCGAGCCCTCTCCACCAGGGCCCTCGCACTCTCGTACACGGCGAAGACGTCGTTGCCGTCCACGACAACGCCCGGCATCCCGTAGCCCGCGGCCCGGTCGGCTATGTCGTCGACGGAGGTCGTCGTCCGGTAGGGGGTGGTCGAGGCCCACTTGTTGTTCTCGCACACGAAGATCACGGGCAGCCCCCACGCAGCGGCCATGTTGGCCGCCTCGTGGAAGGTGCCCCGGTTGGACGCTCCGTCCCCGAAGAAGGCGACCGCCACCCCGTCCCTCTCCTGCATCTTGAAGGCCAGGGCCGCGCCGGTCGCTATGGTGAAGCCCCCGCCGACCACTCCGTTGGCCCCGAGCATTCCCACTCCGAAGTCGGCTATGTGCATCGAGCCGCCCTTGCCCTTGCAGCTGCCGGTGCTCCTTCCGAATATCTCCGCCATCATCCTCCGCAGGTCGGCCCCCTTGGCTATCGCATGGCCGTGCCCCCGGTGCGTGCTCTGGATGTAGTCCGAGTCGTGCAGGTTCGCCATCACCCCGGCGGCAACGGCCTCCTCGCCCACGTACAGGTGGACGAACCCGGGGATCTCGCCTTCGAGGAAGTACTTCTCAACCGTCTGCTCGAAGTGCCTGATGGTCGTCATGGTCCTGTAGAAGCCTGTCAAAAGATCCTTGCCGTACTTCGATGGAGAGGGCGCCTCCCCGCCGCGCGCAGCCTTAGCACACACACAGATCACTCCTTTCAGGGAGCGTCGGGGCTTTCATCCGCGCCCTTTAGCTCCAGCTCCTTAACCAGCTCGTTCAGTATGACCCCCGTGTCCAGGTGCTTTCTCTGGAGCTCTCGAAGGTCCGCTATGTCTATCTTGTACTCCCTGCGGCCGTAGAGCCCCCCATCGCTCCTGCGCTCGAGGCTGCGGCAGATGTCCGCCAGCTTCTCCACCGCCTCGGCCATCTGGGAGATGTACCTCCTGAGGACGCCGAGGAAGCGGTCCTCGAGGGAGACCGGCCGATCGCGGGGGGTTTGTCGCCTGATATCGGACTTTGTCTCCAGCAGCTCCGCCTGGAGCTCTTTCAGGATCCTCTGGTTTTCGCCGTAGTCCACCGGGCGGTACAGCCCCGGAATCGGCAGGACCTTCCTGAAGGAGAGCTTGAAGAGGTTCTCCTGCACCTGCATATACCTGCCGAGCATCGACGTAACCCGGCGGGCCAGGGATTCAACGTCACTGTTCTCCGTCATCTTCGGCCTCCAAGTCTGTCGTGGCGGCGGGCTTTTCGTCCACCAGCAGCCCGCCTAGAGTTTTTTCGAGAATGAACACTGCCTCAGTCAGGGCGCCCGAGTCGGCGAGAGGCGACTCAAGGAGGGCCATCACCGAATCGACGTCCCTTTCGAGGACGGACAGCACCTCCTCCACCTCCGCCCTTCCGTCCGGAGGAAGGGCCTCCAGCTGCGACCGAGCCACGCCCGCAAGCTCCCCCCCGATCGAGGCCGCTTGTTCGGCCCTCTCCCTCAGGGGATCCGGTCGGGGCGTCGTCGTCCCCGGCAGGAGGAGGGCGGCGACGACGGCAAGAGCTACCAGCAAGGCCAGGAGGGCCGGTTGACGCCTCATCTCCTAGTACGCGCCCCTTTCTATCCGTCCGCTCGCTCTGTCGATGTAGTAGCTGACGTGCGCCTCCTGCCGGTCTATCTCCATCGACCTGCCGCACAGAACGACGACTACGTTCGGATGGACACGCTCCCTCACTCGCACCCGGCCGAGGTTTCTCCTCTCGGCCAGCATCGCCCGCTTCTCAGCCTCTATACGGGCTATCGCCTCCTCGGCCTCCTTCTCCAGCACCGAGTGGAACCTCGCGAGGATGAAGAGCCTGCTCTTCTCCTCGTCGGACATGGAGTCCAGCCCGAAGGCGCGACCGCTGCCCTTGAGGGAGAGGATGGCGGCGTCCAGCTTCTCCAGCTGAGCCCCGCACTCAGCCTTCCTGTCCTCAAGTTTCCTTATCTTTTCGGCCTTGAAGGGGTCGTTGCCTGACTCGAGCAGTGCGCGGGCGCCCATGGAGGAGCCGGCGGACAGGACATCCACCACTCCCCCCGCGACGCACCTGCCGCCCACCGCTCCTCTCCTCCTCTGCCCGTGGACGTAGATGGCGCCTCCGGCCTCCAGGTCGCCGAACAGGGAGTAGCCCATGACCTCTATGTCGCCACGGGCCTTGATCGAGGAGTGCTCCACCAGTCCGACCCGGACGTCCTCGCCCGCGGCGACCGTCGAGTCTTCGCCGGTGACTCCGCCCTTGAGGACGCACGTGCCCCCGGCCCGCACCGTGGCGCCGTGCAACTTTCCGTTTACTGCGACGTCGCCCTCTGCCCGGACAGACAGCCCCTCCGTCACGGACCCCTTGACCAGAACCGAGCCGGCGAAGTCCACGTTTCCGATGGACATGTCCACGTCGCCCTCGATCACCATCAGGGGGGCGACATCTATGATTCCGTCCCTGTAAAATGGCTGCCCGACAGTCCTGGCGGATACGACCTCGCAGACTCCGTCGTCGGACTCGGCGACCGTCACTCCCTCGCCGTAGGCGACGCGGAAGAAGTCGTACGAGGCTGCGTGAATGGGCTCGCCGTAGACGTCGACCCCGTCCTCTCCCTCCTCCGGAGGGTAGACCCTGGCAATCACGTCCCCCTCGTGTACGGAGGGCGTGATCCAGATGGCCCTCCAGTCGATAGGCTCATCGTCGTCGGCAGGACGACGCGCCCTCTCCATCGGGACGAGAAACTCCACCCGCCCCTGGACGGGCGGGCGGGGAGGAACACCCCGCGCCACGATCGAGTCGGCGCCGTACACGGGGGTCCCGGCCTCGCACAGAGTGGCCAGGCGCTTGACCCTGTCCCGACTATAGTTCTTTATCCCCTTGCTGTCCAGCTCCTCTATTATCCGCAGGGGATCCGGGGGCGCGCCGCCCCCGGCCGCCGGGTAGAGCTCCAGGCAGGCGGTGAGGAGGTCGCCCGAGACGCGTATCTCCCACGAGGCGTTCCTGTCCTCCAGAGGCTTCGGCTCCATATTCTCCAGCCTGGACAGGAACTTCTCGGTCTCCTTGATCAGTCTTTCAATATTGGCCGCTTTCATTTCTCCGCCTCCCCCGGCTCCTGGCCAAGCGCCAAAAGGCGCGGCTCGGAGCAATTGATTTTTTATGAACGGTCCTCGAGACCTGAAGAACCCTTCATCGGACTATGATAACTATATTATCGTAAAAGTCAATATTGCGCACCGTTCAACTCTCCCGGGGCGGGGTGCGGGGATTCATCTTTGAAACCCTCGACCAGGCGATCCTTCCGCGGGCGATTCATTCTCTTTATCTCTAGCTCCCTGCGAAGGGCCTCGCTCATCGAGGCGACCTTCTCCCTGTACACCAGGACGACCGGAAGGCGAGACGCCGTGTACTTGGCGCCCTTTCCGTCGTTGTGCGCCTTCAGTCGCTCCTCCGTGTCGAAGGTCCAGCCTGTGTAGTAGGTTCCGTCCGAGCAGAGGAGGATGTAGACCCAGGCCCCCCTCTCTACCCGG
Coding sequences within:
- a CDS encoding alpha-ketoacid dehydrogenase subunit beta: MSTVTFAQATLDAMTEEMARDERVFVMGEDIARQGGIFGQFKGLADRFGTGRVMDTPISETAIVGACIGAALAGMRPVADMHFADFIGVCFDEVLNQMAKIYYMFGGQKSVPMVLRAPDGLVNQAAAQHSQSLEAFFLHIPGLKVVAPSNPADAKGLLKSAIRDDNPVIYFEHKALFSMKGEIPGGDHLAPIGKANVIRQGSDVTLVSWSMTMNLCIEAADVLAAEGIGVELIDLRTISPLDEGTILESVAKTTRLVIAHEAVKQGGVGAEIAAIVAEEAIDCLDAPIVRVGAPFTPVPFARPLERAYRVTPEKIASAVRSVM
- a CDS encoding thiamine pyrophosphate-dependent dehydrogenase E1 component subunit alpha yields the protein MTTIRHFEQTVEKYFLEGEIPGFVHLYVGEEAVAAGVMANLHDSDYIQSTHRGHGHAIAKGADLRRMMAEIFGRSTGSCKGKGGSMHIADFGVGMLGANGVVGGGFTIATGAALAFKMQERDGVAVAFFGDGASNRGTFHEAANMAAAWGLPVIFVCENNKWASTTPYRTTTSVDDIADRAAGYGMPGVVVDGNDVFAVYESARALVERARRGEGPSLLECKTYRVKGHFVGDPEKYRTKEEVRRIFEETDPIQRFERDVLKAGAMTEEELRGIDGDAREDIRQALEFARTSPEPEESALFEDLYV
- a CDS encoding DUF342 domain-containing protein, whose translation is MKAANIERLIKETEKFLSRLENMEPKPLEDRNASWEIRVSGDLLTACLELYPAAGGGAPPDPLRIIEELDSKGIKNYSRDRVKRLATLCEAGTPVYGADSIVARGVPPRPPVQGRVEFLVPMERARRPADDDEPIDWRAIWITPSVHEGDVIARVYPPEEGEDGVDVYGEPIHAASYDFFRVAYGEGVTVAESDDGVCEVVSARTVGQPFYRDGIIDVAPLMVIEGDVDMSIGNVDFAGSVLVKGSVTEGLSVRAEGDVAVNGKLHGATVRAGGTCVLKGGVTGEDSTVAAGEDVRVGLVEHSSIKARGDIEVMGYSLFGDLEAGGAIYVHGQRRRGAVGGRCVAGGVVDVLSAGSSMGARALLESGNDPFKAEKIRKLEDRKAECGAQLEKLDAAILSLKGSGRAFGLDSMSDEEKSRLFILARFHSVLEKEAEEAIARIEAEKRAMLAERRNLGRVRVRERVHPNVVVVLCGRSMEIDRQEAHVSYYIDRASGRIERGAY
- a CDS encoding GIY-YIG nuclease family protein; the protein is MPGRREHTQGAPGRVERGAWVYILLCSDGTYYTGWTFDTEERLKAHNDGKGAKYTASRLPVVLVYREKVASMSEALRRELEIKRMNRPRKDRLVEGFKDESPHPAPGELNGAQY